The sequence below is a genomic window from Carassius auratus strain Wakin unplaced genomic scaffold, ASM336829v1 scaf_tig00028749, whole genome shotgun sequence.
AACTGTGGTTTGGGTAgtttgttgaactggcttctgaagtggaaactgtggtttaggttgttgaactggcttctgaagcggaaaacTGTGGTTCAGGttgttgttgaactggcttctgaatcgGAAACTGTGGTTTGGGtagttgttgaactggcttctgaagtggaaactgctggtaagttggttgttgaactggcttctgaagtggaaactgtGGTTCAGGttgttgttgaactggcttctgaagcggaaactgtggTTTAGGTTGTTGTTGAACcggcttctgaagtggaaactgctggtaagttggttgttgaaccggcttctgaagcggaaactgctgggtCATCAGAGATTGAACATCCTGAAGCGATTTACTCCAGTGTGGAACAGCCTGACAGAAAGCACAAACCAGCAATATCTGAACTAAACACCAACTTGCAGCCATTGTTTAACAGCTAAACACAATGTGGAGATACTGCCCTTTGGTCTTTTTGTATTCTGCAGATTTCAGCCAATTAACGATAGTCCCTCCCTCTTCATTAACACTCATGGTTCTCATGAGTTGCAGAAAGGGGAGCTTATGCAGCTGGGTGATTCTCATTGGATCTCAAGATAGAATTCTCATTTTTCCTATTTTGAACATAAATGCACAAACTGAATTTGAAAAATCTTACTATCTTATCTGATTGTAATTGATTCTCAAATTCTGTTAACATGGTGTTCCTTGAGTCCAATGTCATATTGACAACAAATAAGAATGGTTCAAGTCCAATGTTTACTGGAACTTGccaaaagtaaatgttttttctttggtgcCGTTGTCCTTACCACTCCCCGCAGACAAGTGTGCTCTTAAAAATATGAGGAAAATACTACATTAAGCAGTTAATGATTTTAAgtatatggaagcttatttccaccacagaagaaaaaaataaataaatagagaagaagaagaaaggtcATTTTGACTATTTATGTCATGACTGATCTATCTTACAGTTCGCTAATATCTCAAGGTTGctgactttttttctccaaaattgACCTTTTTGATTCCTTTGGGGGAAATAATTCCATAGAATCCATAGAAGTTTGTCAGCAAGTTTATTGAAACCACAAAAAAACCACATAGTTAAAGAGAAACCCTAACAACCTTTTATTCTTTATGATCAGACTGCAAGCTTTCTATAGTAAAACATGAccgcaaaaagaaaaagaaagaaaaagaaaagagcaatCTGAGTTAACATGACTAAATCAACTGACACTTAATGGACAAGTACAATAGAAGACCCCAGCAGCAAACACCAATTttggaatgtttatttttttccgtGACGCAagctatgtcaattagcattgCAATTGTGTGTTTATTGTCATTCAAAGTTTTCCGCTCTTTAATAGTGTTCTCAAAACgttggcacaaaaacattattcataGAATCTTTTAAATATTACTACTTGTTTCacaatgttcagagaacattcaaaagttacGTTTCCATAATGTTTGGGAAATTATCAAAATGTTCCCTTAACATTCTCATAACCaggaaaaaaacttaaaaaaataaataaaataaaaaagctgggCATCCAGTGaagattcaaaaataaaatttgaataactTAATGGAAAGGCTTGTATAATGATATTTGAACATATTTCTGTTAAAGGTGCCACAGGATGGAAAACTGTATTTACCTTGGCATAGTTGAATAAGAGTTATGTACATGGAAATGAAATATCGTGAGCCTCAAACACCATTGAAAATCTCGTGCTGCAATAGTCCACTGAACAAGAGGCGAATCCAAACATAACACCGACTGTGACATTACAGTAGGGATCATTAATGTTTACACCCCCAACATTTGCATAACGTTTACCAGCCCATGTTCTAGGCCAGCCAGACCagccagatattgctattaaaactgataaataaataaaaaaagaacccaaaatgttttcaaatatttagcAATTAAGATAGATGAAGATATCGCTGACCCTAAACTGCAACGTCCTACTTTGTTAACTTTCTAAACTGtcaaaaaaagtggaaaagacaAGTGCAAAAATGCTTATAACAGCAACACAGAAAATGCGTCCACATCTTCACCGACAACTCTCTCAAGCCTCGTTCACTCGGACGCTAAACATTCTTTCAAAATCTCTTAAAATCTATATCTTTGTCTGATACAGCCATATCAGGTTGGATGCCTAATCTCTCCATCATTCATGCTggacagaaaatatttttgccattaaacagccaatcagagttgagctcaacattattattCATGACCCCTCCAAATATTTCTAGGAACAAATCCTAGGTTTGTAAATGGACATGTAAAACCATTTCTGGAAAAATTTTGCCATTACCTAGGCCACATACCTTTTATGTACAtagatatcatttaaaatattgtatcaatgcattttaTGGCACCTTTTAACTGGGATTATGAACtcctattttggccagaagttaaaaatgtcttctttagtttttgtcttctccatatgtgaactgatggactggagtggtgtggattattgtgatgtttttactctCATTCTGTCGGCACCCATTCATGCAGGGCATCCAtcgctgagacactgatgcagtgctacatttctacaaacctgatgaagaaacaaactcatcctaatcttggatggcccgagggtgagcacattttcagcaaatcttcattGTCACTACTGCTTTATAAAACTCTTCTCATCCATCCCATGCAGAGGACAGGAGTCTCAAAGCCTCGGCCATGCCTTTCTTTGCTCACCTCCTAACCAGGCGGTGCAGTTGGGTTTAGCAGGTGGGCTGTGGATTTGGACGCTCTTGGTAGCCAGAGCATCGCGGTACTAGAGTTTCTCCACAAGCGAGCGGATCTCAAACAGGGGTCAGTGCAGGAACACAGGCAGCATGGAGTGACATAGCTCCGATTATCACACCGTTCTCTGACAAAACCTTACGAGTGTCAATGGGACACTGGTGAGGGACAAACACAGAACGAACAAGGTGAATGCTGGGGAAACTGTGTCACAGTGTCTgttctgtgtatccctgggtgtccactagaggtctcacttacGCATATCCTCACCCCACTTCAGTACTGCATTTCTCACAAGCCTTTATCTGGACTAATCACTTCattgcacacagctgttcccactcacattgtttgcacctgtctaTATATACCCTGTTTGTTTCTGTCATTGTCATGGAGTACTTGGTTAATGTCACCCGGTATTTTCATGTTCCctggtttttgttgtgtttattgttttggactgcttttctGATTTTGACCTTTGCCTGGCTGCTTTATGATTCTGGATTACCCTAATAAAACACTGCTTTTGGATCTTTggacctaatcatctgaatcaactaattaactctaaacacctgcaaaagattcctgaggcttttaaaaactcccagcctggttcattactcaaaaccgcaatcatgggtaagattgctgacctgactgctgtccagaaggccatcattgacaccctcaagcgagagggtaagacacagatagaaatttctgaacgaataggctgttcccagagtgctgtatcaaggcacctcagtgggaagtctgttggaagaaaaaagtgtggcaaaaaacgctgcacaatgagaagaggtgaccggaccctgaggaagattgttgagaaggaccgattccagacttcgggggacctgcggaagcagtggactgagtctggagtagaaacatccagagccagcttgcacaggcgtgtgcaggaaatgggctacagagaagcagcactggactgttgctcagtggtccaaagtactttttttggatgaaagcaaaattttgcatgtcattctgaAATCAaagtgccagagtctggaggaagactggggagaaggaaatgccaaaatgcctgaagccCAGTGTCGGGTACCCACAGTCAATGATGGTATTACTATGcgcaattggcctgccaactctcctgacctgaaccccgtagagaatctgtgggatattgtgaagagaaagttgagagacgcaagacccaacactctggattaGCTTAAGGCCGTTattgaagcatcctgggcctccataacacctcagcagtgccacaggctgattgcctccatgccacgccacattgaagcagtcattgagtgcataactgaacataattatttgaaggttagcttctttttttttattaaaaacacttttcttttattggtcggatgaaatatgctaattttttgagataggaattttgggttttcatgagctgtatgccaaaatcatcagtattaaaacaataaaagacctgaaatatttcagttggtgtgcaatgaatctaaaatgtattaaagtttaatttttatcatttacattatggaaaataatgaacttttatcacaaaatgctaattttttgagaaggacctgtatatatatatatgatgtaagATTAATAAGGGAATTAGGGTCAATATAACTCAAAGGGGTTTGAATTACAGTGAATAAGAACCaaattagtatgcaaattattcggaattaatatttaacactttatcaACTGTTCGTCCACTGATAAATTGAAATTagggtatttttttaaattctggacaaaatattatcCTACGCGGCCTACGGTAATAATATCATACAATTATGATAACTGATTATGAGCAAGGTAACAGAATCTATTGTTTAAGGCTGTAAACTTGTAAGCACACAGCACAAGACACTTTTATGTAAAATCAGACATGGCTTTATTGTACTACtctaatacacacaaactaaactaacgaaaacacacattcattaaaacagtgacagagaaaagtgaCGTTATTAACGGAAGGTGAATGGAGTCCCAAGTGTCTAGTTTTAGACATATTTCTTGACCGCAACCTGAGAGAATCAATCTACTAGCATTTTAATCTTAGTTAGTTTCTTAAAGGGTaaaatttttttagatttagtcagagagctctcagtccctccattgaaactgtgtgtacggtctactgtccatgtccagaaaggtaagaaagaaTTTTTTGAAATTTAGAATTtctagaattttttgaagcatcaaaaataaatgtttgtccaaaaatagcaaaaactatgactttattaatcattgtcttctcttccatgtctgttgtgagagagttaaaAACTAATCaatttgtgatatccggttcgcgaacgaatcatcagatcttttgaaccagttcaccaaatcgaactgaattgttttaaacggtttgcatctccaatatgcattaatccacaaatgacttaagctgttaacttttttaaggtggctgacactccctctgaattaaaacaaaccaatatcccggactAATTCacttactcaaacagtacactgactgaactgctgtgaagagagaactgaagatgaacagcgAGCTGAGCCAGATATTGACTCGATAACTACCGAGTCGtaggttttgctatttttggaccaaatttttttttttgatgcttcaaaatattctaactgaccctctgatgtcacatggacttatggacacatggacagtataccgtacatttagttttttgggtgatctatcgcTTTAATAAGATTTGCACCAGTTTCAGCTAGAATTAGGAGATATTGTGTACTTGCGTTTGGATGCAGCTTGTGGTTTTGGATGTATTCCCTTCTGTAACGAAGTTGCTGGAGAGGGAATCTCTGCCGCTGATTGGCTGGCAGTTGGTTGATGATGCGTTCTGAGGGACAGCACTCGATGGTGAGTGGTTGAGTGGCTTTGCCAGGTGGCGCTTCGTTTGCGAGACTTCCTGGATTGCCGGTTGCTTTTCCACCAGTCTGGAGCGACTCTGagatgagttttgagtgagcTCTTGGTGGTTTGAAGAGTCCACGCTTGATGATAGAAAGGTCAGCACAAAACATAAGCAAGAGCAAAGTCACTGGAAAAGCAGGGCAAAAAGTCAACGCAAAAAGCAAGGAAAACTGCTTGTCATTGGGTTATAAGCGTGTCCATCTGACCCGTCCTTCCTAgtgtgacagccaatcagatattgtcttgggcgGGACCTACGCCCAGTTCTCCGGTTCTTGCATGTAATTAGCGTAATGTCCACGTGAACGCGTGTGTCCAAACTCCTGAGAGTTTAGTTGAAACGCTTTAATAAGCGAACTAGTTTAAATATGGTGCATTCTACACACATCTACTTTATACCAAATTCTAGAAATCATTTACCCATCAAGTAGGTACCAAAATACATATACTTTGCATATTTGAGGTGGAGATAAATAAGGATTTAGTCGTGataagtgtttaacacacaaaattaaaatgagtaatataaagcatgcacaatacagagaatacacatgtatgaggaaacttctggtgattagttcctataactgaggtagaaaaccctacgaataggctgtaattaaagttaaagacacagaaacaATTCCACAAGTTATATAAAACATGCATGATACGTAAGATATATGTGGGGTAAATGCTGGTAATCAATTCAGCTTATTGGAAACAATTTTGAGACCGTTATTTGTATTCAACCACAAGTGGGTTAAATTTCAGTCTACTGGTTTTGGAGACAAAGTCTCTGGAATTTACAGCTGCAGAAAGGAGGTGTTCACTGGTTTAAGGTTTGTGGTGATCCTGGGCCATAGGAATGCCTTAGCATCCTTCCGTTTCCTGATAAGTCTGGGGATTTATGACATTGGGGTCACCACAGGGTTTATTGGCCATTTGGTCTTAAGTTGGGGGAACAAAGAGAAATCTTTTCCTGCTGTCCTGGCATCGCTGGTATGAGATTAGACCAGCACAAAAAGGAAAATGGGGGTGACATCTCCTTTAGCCATCTTGGCACCATGACTGTGTTTTATGACGTACTAATGGTTCGATGGGAAATTGACTGTTCAAGGATAATCCTACAGTGAATCTGTAATCTAAATTACTTAATGAACAAGTTCACACTCGGCCTTCTATTTTGTTTCTCATGAAACTTTGACTCCAAGTTTGTTCTTGTGAGCCTTGGCATGATGGCAGAACAGCATTGTCTTTTTACGAGGACACGACTAAATGCCTAGAAAAGAACAGACACCCCATCCTAGCCAATTAGCGCATGATCCCAACAACATCTGGCTGGCAAGCCCTGATGTGTTTACACACACGAATAGGTCCCCTTGTgaaaaagtgtgcttaattgtattaaaagtgTACCTCcaatcttaaaagtatacttttaaaaaaaagtgcatttgcagatatcatagtttaaattaaaggccacttaagtgtacttacaGATTACACTTTAATCACAACAGGTCTTAACCTAGGTgcactttatataaaaataaaagacttgtCTAAGTATTACTTACTTTACATAATGTTAGTGTTTTAAGTACAATTGTTTATCactatactaaagcacatgtaaaataatttactttaatttcaaCTTCAGTGTTCTCTCTTGTATTTTCAGTGTGTTCTCTTGGACTACAATATATAGCCTACTATGTGCATTAATGCAGTCAATAAGAATAAACTTCAATACACGCTTGTATAGTATACTCCAATAAAACTGAATGGTTGACATTTTCCATTTCCAGCTCCTGCTGGTTTCAAGTAGTTTTTCAGcaacagtgttgggtgtaacgcgttacaaagtaacgcgttactgtaataatattacttttttcagtaactagtagtgtaaggcattactcgtctgaaaatggtaatattattacagttttcccaagctagttacttgcgttacatttgccagtagcaccttcatcacacacaaggcacacaacacagagaacagaagggaagggaaggagggcgtgaatggaacagtgattggtctgggtttggcacgaggtatcatttaccatcactgattggtcgacagccggcagcagagcggcacgctcagacagatggggaaaaatggaagcgtcaacaacggcaagctctttttcagaggaaggttcccagcaacagaaagctagtttcgacgggtggagattcagtaattattttgtaggagtgctccgatcaccatcggccgctcgttaatgcgcatctcagtaaagccggttctctaaagcggtttattccatcaggtgcgtgaaccatatgttcatacaaccgtgccaataaacgctgaaaatgaacgtggatttgagcatcttctcagttaataacggctctgtgtagtaacagctgctctatgtgaaatcacgcacctgatggaattaaccgctgattagagaacaggtgtactgacgagcagtaatataagtgagttgtgtaaacagtgatttatgtgacttcaattatttcttattaaactcaaatcgaaaagtaaaaagtattttttggaaaaaccacatcctggtgttagtcttcatatgctgctgaatagtgttaacacggatatagaaaaataaggagtgcaagagattgattcttaatgtcagtttatttttaattaatactacagtagttcggttccctttacatctttaactacccgttaatttatcaattgaatgggtgacctatcctcattaatagagcaaacatttgccccccctgagagaattggcaggagccgccactgataaagaccctaaagaacactcctcctttgtatgttctccctccatctgatgcatctcaggcaatcatagagtaattaagaaaaaaagatgtaactagtaatataactagtaatataactagttactttctccagggagtaataaagtaaaggcattactatttttgagagtaatatgtaatatattacttttttgagtaactagccccaacactgttCAGCAAACCACTCTTGAGCAAGACACCAGACCACCAATTGCCCCCACGCAAAATGTgcatgtgcacttggatgggttaaacatCCAGTTAACAATTAACCCTTTAAAAGGGGGAACCTTGTGCTGCTCCAGGTTAGCAACTAGAGGATGGATAGGGGACTCTGAATGCACAGGCTTACAAAAAGTTGTGGAACCTTGGTTtaatagtgagaaaaaaaaacctggcaaGAGGGGCATTTAATACCAGATTCTGCAAAACACCACCAATAGACAAGATACCTCAGGGTTCtgcaaagtttattaaaaactagatttacatgaccagagtaactgctccactagaaaccacagtctgctcccCAGAGACAGCCTTGATAGGAGTATCTCTTCCTGAAAGAGGAGTGTTAGAAATGAGAACTCATAAAATGCTCAGTTCCTCTGGTCAAAAGTGAGAACTCACGTTTCCTGGTGCAGCGTTGCTCACAAGAGCcagatgatggatggcacacctctgtactgcaatggatgaagatctgacagggaAGAACGAGGCTCAAGTCATAGTCTCCACAAGTAGTAAATACCAGTGTTCaagtaatggggggggggggggcatacggtttcctgcagagcagccagtgaagctggatctacaaatgtgaacatctgcacaacaaagcgcttgtagtgggttgggaactgaagaccagacgatccagtcactggaaccagtgTGGTCAGATAACGGTCatcctggtaagggcatctgaagaCAAAAGAAGGTTACAAAGAGGGTCTCTCAGCAGACGAACAGGATAAAGATTGGCTGTACACTCACCCATCgatcagaaggtcccactgggggagACTGAGTGGACTAGGGGTTGAAGTAGTCCAACAGCGTCccagcatcaggacaatgttggggtcagtcctctccataatgtgcacctcaacatacacaggctctcgcaggacttttgtgatgggataatcagcatcactgtagtaggacgtgtaggcctcatcccctgaggaacactggggtttaaccagactcaagtttgaaaggctttaggcagacacaggacaaaaccttaccttcagcacagcctttggtgacacattggccattggccagtctgagctccaccctgagaggtccaggagcagctactggtggaggtggaggaacggagttgacctccacaaccagagcttccacagaagtttcagagtatctacactggaagagaaacctGGACAACACAGCAAGCTTGTAGCATTTGTCAGGGATTAAAAGGTTCACACCAAGTCAGAGATCACCTACTCaaaatgactgtcccttgtgatggaaccatatggtccaatccccacttcataGGATGAAGTCATTCGGTTTTCATACACCACATATCCACCGTCCTCCTGTGAACAGAAACAGTGGCAGCATCCAGTCCATCATAAGcaaatgcagaataaaaccagtaGCAGCTGCTCACCATCACACTCGTGCCACATGCGGTCACTGGGAACTGGTATATTGCAAAGGAAGGTGTGGACCCCACAGGAGCACAAGGTGGTTCGTTTCCACCCAGTAGATGAACcgaatccagactcagtcgaggcagaGTAACGTCTCTagacaccactaccacaaactgaccatctctaataCACTGGACAGTTACTAGAACAAGGTACAAGAGCAGGTTAATGGAGAGAATCAGTTTAACATGAACGGAATAAGACTGGGAACACTTACCCGCCCTCCCATAGAAACACTGCTGTGCATTAAAGCAGCAGTTAATAGCTTCACACTCAGCTCTACTGATCCCAGGTAGACCACATTGGATCTGCTCCGAATCAGCTACAGCACATTTATCAAGGGGATCTGCCTGCACTactggcttctgaagtggaaactgctGGGAAGTTGGTTGTTGAaccggcttctgaagcggaaactgtggtttaggttgttgaactggcttctggagtggaaactgctggtaagttggttgttgaaccggtttctgaagtggaaactgctggtaagttggttgttgaaccggcttctgaagcggaaactgtggTTTAGGTTGTTGTTGAACCGGTttctgaagtggaaactgctggtaagttggttgttgaaccggcttctgaagcggaaactgtggtttaggttgttgttgaactggcttctgaaaagGAAACTGCTGGTAAGTTGATTGTTGAaccggcttctgaagcggaaaatGCTGAGGAACCTGCTGGTTACTtggttgttgaactggcttctgaagcggaaccTGCTGGGTCATCAGAGATTGAACATCCTGAAGCGATTTACTCCAGTGTGGAACAGCATGACAGAAAGCACAAACCAGCAAAATCTGAACCGAACACCAACTTGCAGCCATTGTTTAACAGCTAAACACAATGTGGAGATACTGCCCTTTGGTCTTTTTGTATTCTGCAGATTTCAGCCAATTAACGATAGTCCCTCCCTCTTCATTAACACTCATGGTTCTCATAAGTTGCAGAAAGGGGAGCTTATGCAGCTGGGTGATTCTCATTGGATCTCAAGATAGAATTCTAATTTTTCCTATTTTGAACATAAATGCACAAACTGAATTTGAAAAATCTTACTATCTTATCTGATTGTAATTGATTCTCAAATTCTGTTAACATGGTGTTCCTTGAGTCCAATGTCATATTGACAACAAATAAGAACGGTTCAAGTCCAATGTTTACTGGAACTTGccaaaagtaaatgtttttctttggtGCCGTTGTCCTTACCACTCCCCGCAGACAAGTGTGCTCTTAAAAATATGAGGAAAATACTACATT
It includes:
- the LOC113079622 gene encoding zona pellucida sperm-binding protein 4-like — protein: MAASWCSVQILLVCAFCHAVPHWSKSLQDVQSLMTQQVPLQKPVQQPSNQQVPQHFPLQKPVQQSTYQQFPFQKPVQQQPKPQFPLQKPVQQPTYQQFPLQKPVQQQPKPQFPLQKPVQQPTYQQFPLQKPVQQPTYQQFPLQKPVQQPKPQFPLQKPVQQPTSQQFPLQKPVVQADPLDKCAVADSEQIQCGLPGISRAECEAINCCFNAQQCFYGRAVTVQCIRDGQFVVVVSRDVTLPRLSLDSVHLLGGNEPPCAPVGSTPSFAIYQFPVTACGTSVMEDGGYVVYENRMTSSYEVGIGPYGSITRDSHFEFLFQCRYSETSVEALVVEVNSVPPPPPVAAPGPLRVELRLANGQCVTKGCAEGDEAYTSYYSDADYPITKVLREPVYVEVHIMERTDPNIVLMLGRCWTTSTPSPLSLPQWDLLIDGCPYQDDRYLTTLVPVTGSSGLQFPTHYKRFVVQMFTFVDPASLAALQETIFIHCSTEVCHPSSGSCEQRCTRKRRDTPIKAVSGEQTVVSSGAVTLVM